A genome region from Bacillaceae bacterium IKA-2 includes the following:
- a CDS encoding HAMP domain-containing sensor histidine kinase, with protein MLRKSLYLRIVVTFISVVIISSLSAYLISSLFFHDEVIFEEEMINGTAGVAELFEITERDKIPALVETLQTFYFDVLIVNEDGTPQFNQESTLLIPEAELVSVLNSREQVPIILPHRKREATRIVGVPIEITNQPYALFIHLNYEEKMKGIKRGIGLSLFLVLLIGSLLITLASRHLVNPIKKLTNAAKEMATGNFAIRLKSKNRDEVGELITSFNHMATELGKIDKMREDFVSSVSHEIQSPLTSIRGFTKAIRDEVVPKQNQKEYLDIIYHETERLSRLSDNLLRLASLNSEHHPYRPEIYRLDEQIRRTVLANEPQWKMKNIQFSLELESLEVFADQDLFEQVWLNLIINAIKYSPNNGTIDIELKQTNGGIQVSIRDFGKGIPEVAIPYLFDRFYKVDKARSSAVAGNGLGLSIVKKILSIHYCSIEVVSEEGLGSIFTVTIPDKSS; from the coding sequence TTGTTAAGAAAAAGTCTCTACTTACGAATTGTTGTTACATTTATTAGTGTTGTGATCATTAGTTCACTAAGCGCTTACTTGATATCTTCTTTGTTTTTCCATGATGAAGTAATTTTTGAAGAAGAAATGATCAATGGGACAGCGGGTGTGGCAGAGCTGTTTGAAATAACAGAAAGAGATAAAATTCCCGCACTTGTTGAAACATTACAAACTTTTTATTTTGATGTTTTGATTGTTAATGAAGATGGTACCCCCCAATTTAATCAAGAATCAACATTATTAATTCCTGAAGCGGAGTTAGTGAGTGTTCTAAATTCAAGGGAACAAGTGCCAATTATTCTTCCCCATCGCAAAAGAGAAGCAACAAGAATAGTTGGTGTTCCAATTGAAATAACGAATCAGCCTTACGCTTTGTTTATCCATTTGAATTATGAAGAAAAGATGAAAGGGATAAAAAGAGGGATCGGCTTGTCACTATTTTTGGTTTTGTTGATCGGCAGTTTGTTAATTACACTTGCTTCGCGTCATTTAGTTAATCCAATCAAGAAGTTAACAAATGCAGCAAAAGAAATGGCAACAGGAAACTTTGCTATACGGTTAAAAAGTAAAAATAGAGATGAAGTCGGAGAATTAATTACCAGCTTTAACCATATGGCTACTGAGTTGGGAAAAATTGATAAAATGCGAGAGGATTTTGTTAGTAGTGTATCACATGAAATTCAATCGCCCCTTACGTCAATTAGAGGTTTTACAAAAGCGATAAGAGATGAAGTAGTTCCAAAACAAAATCAGAAAGAATATTTAGATATCATCTATCATGAAACAGAGAGGCTTTCTAGACTTAGCGATAATTTATTGCGTTTAGCATCACTTAATTCTGAGCATCATCCTTACCGACCAGAAATATATAGATTAGATGAGCAAATTAGAAGAACCGTACTAGCTAATGAACCTCAATGGAAAATGAAAAATATTCAATTTTCATTAGAATTAGAATCTTTGGAAGTTTTTGCAGATCAAGATTTATTTGAACAAGTTTGGCTAAATCTAATTATAAATGCAATTAAGTATTCTCCTAATAATGGGACAATTGATATTGAATTAAAGCAAACGAATGGTGGTATTCAAGTAAGCATAAGAGATTTTGGTAAAGGCATACCTGAAGTTGCAATCCCATATCTATTTGATCGCTTTTATAAAGTTGATAAAGCGAGAAGTAGTGCCGTTGCAGGCAATGGTCTTGGATTGTCAATCGTTAAGAAGATTTTATCTATTCATTATTGTTCAATTGAAGTAGTAAGTGAAGAAGGACTTGGTTCGATTTTTACGGTAACTATTCCAGATAAAAGTAGCTAG
- a CDS encoding YkyB family protein: MEKSNSSNFDNEMESIKHALYSVNRHVKTAIDKRELYDLKSKTLQKLLKVGHAEKMWLEYSSNPGKSKQSTVVLLKVGTKTKGEPHFFHMLPEKDDYSSLKHKGVVSTQDLHNPKSNMSLKIAKEILLKFIGVDIKKAHVKKAPRQALNKRIFVSSFLDGNSRPRN, translated from the coding sequence ATGGAAAAATCAAATAGTTCTAACTTCGATAATGAAATGGAATCAATTAAACATGCATTGTATTCTGTTAATCGTCATGTCAAAACTGCTATTGACAAGCGTGAATTGTATGACCTGAAAAGTAAAACTCTACAAAAACTTCTAAAAGTTGGACATGCCGAAAAAATGTGGCTTGAGTATAGTAGTAATCCTGGAAAATCAAAACAAAGTACAGTGGTTCTTTTAAAAGTGGGCACGAAAACTAAAGGAGAACCTCATTTTTTTCATATGCTTCCAGAAAAAGATGATTATTCATCTTTAAAACATAAAGGAGTGGTTAGTACCCAAGACCTCCATAATCCAAAAAGTAATATGTCCCTTAAAATAGCGAAAGAAATTCTGCTGAAATTTATTGGTGTGGACATTAAAAAAGCTCATGTAAAAAAAGCACCTAGACAAGCTCTTAATAAAAGAATATTCGTTTCTTCCTTCCTAGACGGCAACTCACGACCTCGGAATTGA